A genome region from Osmerus mordax isolate fOsmMor3 chromosome 27, fOsmMor3.pri, whole genome shotgun sequence includes the following:
- the cpox gene encoding oxygen-dependent coproporphyrinogen-III oxidase, mitochondrial, whose translation MATTFLYSIHRTACRSRQCFISHSNRMYSVVDSHLAFHRNTSLVPLSFLSQAEWSAKGAGVRYMSCWTAGKSTAGRSRRGALLLAGAAAAVAGFVASVCHFQRAEMASRIPKTEEEESDIAEKCKAFMSPPVTDIKVLQQRRGEMCTRMEMLIMETQAEFCKALEKVDGGTFKVDRWERKEGGGGISCVLQDGKVFEKAGVNVSVVFGNLTEEAAKQMRSRGKVLKGKNGKLPFCAMGVSSVIHPKNPHIPTVHFNYRYFEIEEEDGSKQWWFGGGTDLTPMYVSDEDAAIFHRTLKGACDEHHPQYYPDFKKWCDRYFYIRHRGETRGIGGIFFDDLDSPSQEEAFSFVRSCAQTVVPCYLPIVWKHLNDPFTPEQKAWQQVRRGRYVEFNLVYDRGVKFGLATPGSRIESILMSLPLTARWEYMHEPAKGTQEAEMLEVLRNPKEWV comes from the exons ATGGCTACAACATTTCTTTATTCTATACATAGAACGGCATGTCGTTCGAGACAATGTTTTATTTCTCACTCCAATAGGATGTATAGTGTCGTGGACTCGCACCTGGCTTTCCACCGCAATACTTCACTAGTTCCGTTAAGTTTTCTTTCGCAAGCTGAATGGTCTGCCAAAGGTGCTGGAGTGAGATACATGTCATGCTGGACAGCGGGGAAAAGCACTGCGGGTCGATCCAGAAGAGGTGCCCTGTTGCTAGCCGGAGCAGCTGCAGCGGTCGCAGGGTTTGTGGCCAGTGTTTGCCACTTTCAGCGGGCTGAAATGGCATCAAGGATCCCCAAGACCGAGGAGGAAGAAAGTGATATTGCAGAGAAATGCAAGGCCTTCATGTCGCCACCAGTAACCGATATCAAGGTGctgcagcagaggagaggggagatgtgcACAAGGATGGAAATGTTGATCATGGAGACGCAAGCGGAGTTCTGCAAAGCTCTCGAGAAGGTGGATGGCGGCACGTTCAAAGTGGACCGATGGGAACGAAAAGAGG ggggaggagggatcagctgtgtgcttcagGATGGAAAGGTGTTTGAGAAGGCTGGTGTCAACGTGTCAGTGGTGTTTGGTAATCTAACTGAAGAAGCGGCCAAGCAGATGCGCAGCAGAGGGAAGGTCCTTAAGGGGAAAAATG GGAAGTTGCCATTCTGCGCCATGGGTGTGAGCTCTGTCATCCACCCCAAGAACCCCCACATTCCCACAGTGCACTTCAACTATCGATATTTcgagattgaggaagaagacg GCTCCAAGCAGTGGTGGTTTGGTGGAGGCACGGACCTGACTCCTATGTATGTCAGTGACGAAGACGCAGCAATCTTCCACAGAACTCTGAAAGGGGCTTGTGACGAGCACCATCCCCAGTACTACCCAGACTTCAAGAAATG GTGTGACAGATATTTCTACATCCGCCATCGAGGGGAGACCCGGGGCATCGGAGGGATTTTCTTTGACGACCTGGACTCCCCCAGCCAAGAGGAGGCCTTCAGCTTTGTGAGGAGCTGCGCCCAAACTGTGGTGCCCTGTTATCTCCCTATCGTATGGAAACACCTCAACGACCCTTTCACCCCGGAGCAGAAGGCCTGGCAGCAGGTGAGGAGAGGCAG GTACGTGGAGTTCAACCTGGTGTATGATAGAGGGGTTAAGTTTGGATTGGCCACCCCAGGCTCCAGGATTGAGAGTATCCTCATGTCCCTGCCCCTCACAGCTAG ATGGGAGTATATGCATGAGCCAGCCAAAGGCACCCAGGAGGCGGAGATGTTGGAGGTGTTACGAAACCCAAAGGAGTGGGTGTGA
- the ccdc181 gene encoding coiled-coil domain-containing protein 181: MSTRTQEEYEDDFEKDLDWLIGEDARSENQEPDDEDIEAQIDKELEEEEGEQGKESKKSQKEKNRGEETEEAEVEERWPSPMEPLEFDSDRESQYKLSSIAPPPLVPEDQLDDEKKYILEKIEQANRELQDQEAPDMTRQRRLHFKETLVDLVVPPVDFEVSGFSQSTGVEVRKDCLVGGTDTKIETEVAGRLSELKISQRDGAGEGSSLAGDPGQTRPEKRVQAGQEKEGIVLVEKDGKFDLVSLKEVESLSLLPPIANGLADNPRSDPCPGGPRLSPNKAVMSSLHSQGIEHLRAPRPPAKPRNRPSSASHTEKGRLGRGTKRRVQSANGTPTHVTYTLSPEQKEILQKMQERKGRQAREAEQRRCEEEQQKRQENEIAFRAWLLRKRGQVQEERRIHQAQEMERMNGRRESCDPDEAFRAWLRRKQGQQLRERQLEEMKKMEQESGFYLHNREECERAFKLWLKRKRLEKRAEQRAAREHARRLVLEERRARRLQDLLCSANEPLRFTEHLAYRF; the protein is encoded by the exons ATGAGCACTAGGACCCAGGAGGAGTACGAGGACGACTTCGAGAAGGACCTGGACTGGCTGATTGGTGAGGATGCCAGAAGTGAGAACCAG GAACCTGACGATGAAGATATCGAGGCACAAATAGACAAGGAactagaggaagaagagggggagcagggaaaGGAGAGCAAAAAAAGCCAGAAAGAGAAGAATAGAGgtgaagagacagaggaggcagaggtggaagagagatgGCCTTCGCCAATGGAGCCCCTTGAGTTTGATtctgacagagagagccagTATAAGTTGTCGtccatagcccccccccccctggtgccGGAGGACCAACTGGACGATGAGAAGAAATACATCCTTGAGAAGATTGAACAGGCCAATCGAGAGCTACAGGACCAGGAAGCTCCAGACATGACCCGACAAAGACGGCTACACTTCAAAGAGACTCTTGTAGATCTGGTGGTGCCCCCGGTGGATTTTGAGGTCAGTGGCTTCTCCCAGAGTACAGGAGTGGAAGTGCGGAAGGACTGCCTGGTTGgaggcacagacacaaagaTCGAGACCGAGGTGGCAGGGAGGCTGTCGGAACTCAAGATCTCCCAGAGggatggagctggagaaggcaGCTCACTGGCTGGGGATCCTGGCCAGACCAGGCCTGAAAAGAGGGTCCAGGCTGGGCAGGAGAAAGAAGGCATAGTCCTGgtagagaaagatggaaaatTTGATCTAGTCAGtctgaaggaggtggagagcctCAGCTTGTTGCCCCCCATAGCCAACGGTCTTGCTGACAACCCCCGCTCTGACCCTTGTCCTGGAGGACCCAGGCTCAGCCCTAACAAGGCTGTCAtgtcctccctccactctcagGGGATAGAGCACCTCCGGGCTCCCAGACCTCCAGCCAAGCCCAGGAACAGGCCCAGTTCAGCCAGTCACACCGAGAAAGGCCGCCTGGGGAGGGGAACCAAACGCAGGGTGCAGTCGGCCAACGGCACACCCACCCACGTCACTTATACTCTCTCTCCCGAACAGAAGGAGATTCTGCAGAAGatgcaggagaggaaggggaggcaggccagagag GCAGAACAGCGACGATGTGAGGAAGAGCAGCAGAAGCGCCAGGAGAATGAGATTGCGTTCCGGGCGTGGCTGCTGAGGAAGAGGGGGCAGgttcaggaggagaggaggatccaCCAAGctcaggagatggagaggatgaaCGGCAGG AGAGAGTCTTGTGACCCAGACGAGGCCTTCAGGGCGTGGCTGCGGAGGAAGCAGGGGcagcagctgagagagagacagctggaggagatgaagaagatggagcaggagagcggATTCTATCTGCACAACCGAGAGGAGTGTGAACGCGCTTTCAAACT GTGGCTGAAGCGTAAGCGTCTGGAGAAGAGGGCGGAGCAGCGCGCGGCGAGGGAGCACGCCCGCAGGCTGGTGCTGGAGGAGCGGCGAGCTCGGCGCCTGCAGgacctcctctgctctgccaacGAGCCACTACGCTTCACAGAGCACCTGGCCTACCGCTTCTGA
- the prrg1 gene encoding transmembrane gamma-carboxyglutamic acid protein 1: MGSVFLPADAAHSVLRRLPRANNMLEEMKQGNIQRECREEICTYEEAREAFENDEKTRRFWEEYVRESSPSGGLEAVMGGVNPLYLILPLVLLFLLIAAVVITVWRCHSRKHSERSPAMGCPHREPGLSVVSMDQWGRDYHPEHLELSVHSSPAYPGSELTPGRGSAADPPPSYEEVVGHTDVHVETEPPPQYEDIVNSAVVGHGK, encoded by the exons ATGGGTAGTG TGTTCCTGCCAGCGGATGCGGCCCACTCAGTGCTGAGACGCCTGCCCAGGGCAAACAACATGCTGGAGGAGATGAAACAGGGCAACATCCAGAGAGAGTGCCGGGAGGAGATATGCACATacgaggaggccagggaggcaTTTGAGAACGATGAGAAGACG AGACGTTTTTGGGAGGAATACGTCCGTGAGAGCAGTCCTAgcggggggctggaggctgtcaTGGGTGGAGTCAACCCCCTCTACCTGATCCTGCCCCTCGTACTGCTCTTTCTGCTCATCGCTGCCGTGGTCATCACCGTGTGGAGGTGTCACTCTCGCAAGCACTCCGAGCGCAGCCCCGCCATGGGCTGCCCTCACCGGGAGCCCGGCCTATCTGTGGTCTCCATGGACCAGTGGGGGAGGGACTACCACCCAGAGCACCTGGAGCTCAGCGTCCACAGCAGCCCAGCCTACCCAGGCTCCGAGCTCACACCAGGGAGAGGAAGCGCGGCAGACCCCCCGCCATCTTACGAGGAGGTGGTGGGCCATACCGACGTCCATGTAGAGACGGAGCCCCCCCCTCAGTACGAGGACATAGTCAATAGTGCTGTCGTAGGCCATGGGAAGTGA